In Zingiber officinale cultivar Zhangliang chromosome 3B, Zo_v1.1, whole genome shotgun sequence, a single window of DNA contains:
- the LOC121968048 gene encoding uncharacterized protein LOC121968048 — translation MLLLRVAAAAITGAAALLSVRRYHRERAIYALRRELRDALLLLDDSPAVLVAGFRAHGKSSFVNTACRVLSAESGPLILRAQTAPGGGATPEQRRVVRAPVARPPDGAAGEEEEDDEDGAVVDLIDAPPFPEPRRLTDADVEAALTGAPTAECVVLVLRCGGSSKHRHVAVKKLAEVANAIRQRGLQFVVVLTRKNNLKSKREASELRQKIIAQVQINCVYFLENYVVDEMLNFKIPWSMNNQFETHFTTLVIMRQCVEFIKVHRCNNSRIM, via the exons ATGCTCCTCCTCCGGGTTGCAGCCGCCGCCATCACCGGCGCCGCGGCGCTGCTCTCCGTCCGCAGGTACCACCGGGAGAGAGCCATCTATGCCCTCCGTCGCGAGCTACGCGACGCGCTCCTTCTCCTGGACGACTCGCCTGCGGTGCTGGTCGCCGGGTTCCGGGCCCACGGCAAGAGCTCGTTCGTCAACACCGCGTGCCGCGTCCTCTCCGCCGAGTCCGGCCCGCTGATCCTCCGGGCCCAGACCGCCCCCGGGGGCGGCGCCACTCCCGAACAACGCCGCGTTGTACGGGCTCCCGTGGCAAGGCCACCCGACGGCGCAGccggcgaggaggaggaggatgacgaAGACGGTGCGGTGGTGGATTTGATAGACGCGCCCCCGTTTCCGGAGCCGCGGAGGCTGACAGATGCTGACGTGGAGGCGGCGCTCACCGGCGCCCCGACGGCGGAGTGCGTGGTGCTGGTTCTGCGCTGCGGCGGGTCGTCGAAGCATCGCCACGTGGCGGTCAAAAAACTTGCTGAAGTGGCCAACGCCATTCGCCAACGTG GGTTGCAGTTTGTGGTTGTGTTGACCCGAAAGAACAACCTAAAGAGCAAGAGAGAAGCCTCCGAGCTCCGTCAAAAGATCATTGCTCAGGTTCAAATCAATTGTGTCTATTTCCTTGAGAATTATGTAGTCGATGAAATGCTCAACTTCAAAATACCTTGGAGCATGAACAATCAATTTGAGACACATTTCACAACACTAGTAATCATGAGGCAATGTGTGGAATTCATCAAGGTACATCGATGTAATAACTCAAGAATAATGTAA
- the LOC122054645 gene encoding uncharacterized protein LOC122054645: MRRAFRLDSFPVLLDRRYPSYAVRPQSERFAKLDSRNPPPKRPLPVTSTVNRPLSPRNLSPKNNTPRLNISRSLNSIPESTTLPDSPSSFPPPSSNLINHKPRGTRLLDGAPPSDASDVRGQEIEGEQKPGASNGRQGEPNSTIVQLLEEKPEEDTHVDDDGLVESDELAKPGSLDFDKDTEINNFYNPNCSVNKLDRNLNSAIWKPSTPSGEYFDAFEELSSCGTSRSYSWKAEELHDLKLNTLLEVERRKQAEEETEALQNQWQILSHHLSLVGLKLPAPTSIRDVIDQPNINPAEDLCQQIVVSRIVADAVGRAITCAESELTIQPLIQSKNFEIARLQDRLQYYETANKEMSQRNQEALVGYVSGAELARQRRNKRKRQQRWIWSSIALAVTLGVISIAWPCLAISMSSRSNAENFGSNVDGYCAYSWHLIPSILSILTIQLKRCLCHYACGIIVLRDNHH, encoded by the exons ATGCGGCGAGC TTTCCGTCTTGATTCGTTTCCTGTGCTTCTCGATCGACGATACCCGTCATATGCTGTGAGGCCGCAGTCGGAGAGGTTCGCCAAGCTGGATTCTCGAAATCCTCCCCCGAAGCGGCCGCTTCCGGTGACATCCACCGTGAATCGGCCGCTGTCCCCGCGGAACTTGTCACCCAAGAACAATACCCCTCGCCTCAACATCTCCCGGTCTTTGAACTCCATCCCGGAGTCCACTACGCTTCCGGACTCTCCCTCGTCCTTCCCTCCGCCGTCTTCTAACCTCATCAACCACAAGCCGCGAGGCACACGCCTCCTCGATGGCGCGCCTCCGAGCGATGCTAGTGACGTTCGCGGGCAGGAGATCGAAGGGGAACAGAAGCCTGGTGCTTCAAACGGCCGCCAAGGGGAACCAAATTCTACCATCGTCCAACTTCTTGAAGAGAAGCCTGAAGAAGACACGCATGTGGATGATGATGGGCTTGTAGAATCAGATGAACTGGCTAAACCTGGCTCTCTCGATTTTGATAAAGATACGGAGATTAACAATTTCTATAATCCCAATTGCTCAGTTAATAAGCTCGACAGAAATCTCAACTCTGCGATCTGGAAACCTTCTACTCCTTCAGGGGAGTATTTTGATGCCTTCGAAG AGTTATCCAGTTGCGGCACTTCACGATCTTACAGTTGGAAAGCTGAAGAACTGCATGACTTGAAGCTGAATACATTGTTGGAAGTAGAGAGACGCAAGCAAGCTGAAGAAGAAACTGAGGCCTTGCAAAACCAATGGCAGATACTGAGTCACCATTTGTCGCTTGTGGGATTGAAGCTTCCCGCTCCAACTTCTATCCGTGATGTTATAGATCAACCGAACATCAATCCTGCAGAGGATTTGTGCCAACAGATTGTGGTTTCTCGCATAGTGGCTGATGCTGTAGGGAGGGCCATTACTTGTGCCGAGTCTGAACTGACTATTCAACCTTTGATCCAGTCTAAGAATTTCGAGATTGCTAGGTTGCAGGATCGGCTCCAGTATTATGAAACTGCAAACAAGGAGATGTCTCAGAGAAACCAAGAAGCATTAG TGGGGTATGTTTCTGGTGCAGAATTGGCACGACAACGCCGTAACAAGCGCAAGAGACAGCAGAGGTGGATTTGGTCCTCAATTGCCCTCGCTGTGACTCTCGGTGTCATTTCTATTGCATGGCCATGCC TGGCCATTTCCATGTCTAGCAGATCAAATGCAGAgaattttggatcaaatgtggATGGCTACTGTGCCTATTCATGGCATCTGATTCCTTCCATTTTAAGCATTCTCACCATCCAGCTTAAAAGATGTCTCTGCCATTATGCCTGTGGAATTATTGTGCTACGAGATAATCATCATTAA
- the LOC122055712 gene encoding phosphatidylinositol/phosphatidylcholine transfer protein SFH8-like: protein MSGPLDRFARPCFEGFSTHDERRERKSDIENSEDERRTKIGSLKKKALDASSRFKHSLKKKNRRKNANRLVSIEDIRNIEELEAVDVFRQSLISDELLPVRHDDYHMMLRFLKARKFDVEKAKHMWAEMLQWRKEFGVDTVIEDFEYSELSEVLKYYPHGYHGVDKEGRPVYIERLGKVDPNKLMQVTTMERYVRYHVKEFEKSFLIKFPACSLAIKRHIDSSTTILDVYGVGLKNFSKTARELIQRLQKIDSDNYPETLHRMFIVNAGPGFRLLWNTIKSFLDPKTTSKIHVLGTKYQNKLLEIIEPNELPEFLGGSCTCPEQGGCLKSEKGPWKDPNILKMVLNGEAQYGRQIVAVSNGEGKIIAYARPSYPKIKGSDTSTAESGSDAEDLTSPKVTRAYFPNPRLTPVHEEAKLVMVASSSSAFQEHDEHVPMVDKAVVGGLKKQVSNRLVYAPKGGSIYTSTTEGVKAQMTLRVMTVITYLFALICTASSHVSKRLQNKISQTHRRNPLLLVDSMPAMPEEEFRLLSSVPASVEADLLSCLTRKLGELEEKANALQAKPFEMPSEKDELLNAAVCRVDALEAELIVTKKALHEALMRQDELLAYIDSQEEAKLRKKKFFF, encoded by the exons ATGTCGGGGCCGCTAGATCGTTTCGCTAGGCCTT GTTTTGAGGGTTTCTCAACTCATGATGAACGAAGAGAACGCAAATCAGATATTGAAAATTCTGAAGATGAAAGGAGGACAAAAATTGGTTCATTGAAGAAAAAGGCTTTGGATGCATCAAGTAGGTTCAAGCATTCTTTGAAGAAAAAGAATAGGAGGAAGAATGCCAACAGACTTGTTTCTATTGAGGATATAAGAAATATTGAAGAACTTGAGGCTGTTGATGTTTTCCGTCAATCTTTGATTTCAGATGAACTATTGCCTGTGAGGCATGATGACTATCATATGATGTTGAG GTTTCTTAAAGCAAGGAAATTTGATGTTGAGAAGGCAAAGCACATGTGGGCCGAAATGCTTCAGTGGAGAAAAGAATTTGGTGTTGACACTGTTATAGAG GATTTTGAGTACTCCGAATTAAGTGAAGTTCTGAAGTATTATCCTCATGGCTATCATGGTGTGGACAAGGAAGGAAGACCGGTTTACATTGAAAGGCTGGGGAAAGTTGATCCTAACAAACTTATGCAAGTGACCACAATGGAGCGATACGTTAGGTACCACGTGAAGGAGTTTGAAAAGagctttttaattaaatttccagcTTGTTCACTTGCTATAAAAAGGCACATTGATTCAAGTACAACTATTCTTGATGTTTATGGGGTG GGTTTGAAGAATTTCAGCAAAACTGCTAGAGAACTAATTCAGAGGTTACAGAAGATTGACAGTGACAACTACCCCGAG ACCTTGCACCGTATGTTTATTGTCAATGCTGGCCCAGGATTTAGGCTGCTATGGAACACTATAAAATCATTTCTGGATCCAAAGACTACTTCAAAAATTCAT GTTCTTGGAACAAAATATCAGAATAAGCTGTTGGAGATAATTGAACCAAA TGAGCTGCCTGAGTTCTTAGGGGGTTCTTGCACCTGTCCAGAGCAAGGTGGTTGTCTAAAATCTGAAAAAGGTCCTTGGAAGGATCCTAATATACTGAAG ATGGTCCTCAATGGTGAAGCACAATATGGTAGGCAAATTGTGGCTGTTTCCAATGGTGAAGGAAAGATCATTGCTTATGCTAGGCCATCCTATCCAAAA ATAAAGGGCAGTGATACATCTACTGCTGAATCTGGTTCGGATGCTGAAGACCTCACTTCTCCTAAAGTGACAAGGGCTTATTTTCCAAATCCTCGCTTGACCCCAGTACATGAAGag GCAAAATTGGTGATGGTAGCTAGTTCCTCTTCTGCCTTTCAAGAGCATGATGAACATGTTCCAATGGTAGACAAGGCTGTGGTTGGTGGACTTAAGAAACAAGTTTCCAACAGATTGGTATATGCACCTAAAG GAGGCTCCATCTATACGTCCACGACCGAAGGAGTCAAAGCTCAAATGACTCTGCGTGTGATGACCGTTATCACATATCTCTTTGCACTGATTTGTACAGCCTCCAGCCATGTGTCAAAGAGGCTCCAGAATAAAATCTCTCAAACGCATAGACGCAACCCTCTCCTTTTAGTGGACTCTATGCCTGCTATGCCTGAAGAGGAATTCCGTCTTCTATCATCTGTTCCTGCATCTGTAGAGGCTGACCTCCTTTCTTGCCTTACAAGGAAACTAGGAGAGCTGGAAGAAAAAGCAAATGCCCTTCAAGCAAAACCTTTTGAAATGCCCTCAGAGAAAGATGAGTTGCTCAATGCTGCTGTCTGTCGTGTGGATGCACTTGAAGCTGAGCTTATTGTCACAAAAAAG GCACTGCATGAAGCTCTCATGAGGCAGGATGAACTTCTTGCGTATATAGACAGTCAAGAGGAGGCAAAGTTGCGG AAGaagaaatttttcttttga